A genomic stretch from Oleomonas cavernae includes:
- a CDS encoding antitoxin translates to MAVAKVFQSGNSQAVRLPKQFRLEASEVEIFRRGDEIVLRALPSDMAHVFDLIAELPEDMFADERVDPPPQSRKGL, encoded by the coding sequence ATGGCGGTGGCCAAGGTCTTCCAGTCCGGCAATAGCCAAGCGGTAAGGCTGCCCAAGCAATTCCGGCTCGAGGCCAGCGAGGTCGAGATTTTCAGGCGGGGCGACGAAATCGTCCTGCGCGCGCTTCCCAGTGACATGGCGCATGTCTTCGACCTGATTGCCGAACTTCCCGAAGATATGTTCGCCGACGAGCGTGTCGACCCTCCGCCCCAGAGCCGAAAAGGTCTGTGA
- the vapC gene encoding type II toxin-antitoxin system tRNA(fMet)-specific endonuclease VapC: MPRFLLDTNMIIYIRRNRPPQVQKRFHQLEAGAAAISVITYGELRYGAEKSTSRDSSLERLAALVSLLPVLALPDSAAETYGLLRAELERRGEMIGGNDLWIAAHALSEQFTLVTNNVREFQRIPGLAIENWI; the protein is encoded by the coding sequence GTGCCGCGCTTTCTGCTCGACACGAACATGATCATCTACATTCGCCGAAACCGGCCGCCGCAGGTACAGAAACGCTTTCACCAACTGGAGGCCGGTGCCGCGGCCATATCGGTGATCACCTACGGAGAGTTGCGATACGGCGCGGAGAAGAGCACCAGCCGAGACAGCAGCCTGGAAAGGCTGGCTGCGCTGGTGTCGCTGCTTCCCGTGCTGGCCTTGCCCGACAGCGCCGCAGAGACCTATGGCCTCCTTCGAGCCGAGCTCGAGCGGCGGGGAGAAATGATCGGCGGCAACGATTTGTGGATCGCGGCCCACGCCTTGTCGGAACAATTCACCCTGGTTACCAACAATGTCCGGGAGTTCCAGCGCATTCCCGGCCTGGCGATCGAAAACTGGATCTAG
- a CDS encoding class I SAM-dependent methyltransferase translates to MRSEHAPNRRHWDEVTDLHRESPFYDVEGFLGGRCTVGPIEREALNPLLRKNLLHLQCHFGLDTLSLLRLGATKVVGVDFSAKAVEAARALAEKLRLSAWAEFVEADVLDLDLGQKFDRVFTSHGAINWLSDIAAWGRTVARHLAPDGFFYILEAHPTGLVFDLAEDGRLFQKFDYFSKPEPLVLEGVPDYAEPDYIPREPGIGWIWSLADIMGALEAAGLQVSDLREYPFAAWAALPDMVPDESRYYWRRPKGSGPDTPLLFSLKARHR, encoded by the coding sequence ATGCGCAGCGAGCACGCGCCCAACCGGCGCCACTGGGACGAGGTCACCGACCTGCACCGGGAATCGCCCTTCTACGACGTGGAAGGGTTCCTGGGCGGGCGCTGTACCGTGGGGCCGATCGAGCGCGAGGCGCTGAACCCGCTGCTGCGCAAGAACCTGCTGCACCTGCAATGTCACTTCGGGCTCGACACCTTGAGCCTGCTGCGCCTGGGCGCCACCAAGGTGGTGGGCGTCGATTTCTCGGCCAAGGCGGTCGAGGCGGCCCGCGCCCTGGCCGAGAAGCTGCGCCTGTCGGCCTGGGCCGAGTTTGTCGAGGCCGATGTCCTGGATCTCGATCTGGGGCAGAAGTTCGACCGCGTCTTCACCTCGCATGGCGCGATCAACTGGCTGTCGGACATCGCGGCCTGGGGCCGGACCGTGGCCCGGCACCTGGCGCCGGACGGCTTCTTCTACATCCTCGAAGCCCACCCTACCGGCCTGGTCTTCGATCTGGCCGAGGACGGCCGGCTGTTCCAGAAGTTCGACTATTTCAGCAAGCCCGAGCCCCTGGTGCTGGAAGGCGTGCCCGACTACGCCGAGCCGGACTATATCCCCAGGGAGCCGGGCATCGGCTGGATCTGGTCGCTGGCCGACATCATGGGCGCACTCGAAGCCGCCGGCCTCCAGGTCAGCGACTTGCGCGAATATCCTTTTGCCGCCTGGGCCGCCCTGCCGGACATGGTCCCGGACGAAAGCCGCTACTACTGGCGCCGTCCCAAGGGCAGCGGCCCCGACACGCCCCTGCTGTTCAGCCTGAAGGCAAGGCACCGCTGA
- a CDS encoding argininosuccinate synthase — MARDVGKVVLAYSGGLDTSVILKWLQEAYGCEVVTFTADLGQGEELEPARRKAEMAGVKEIFIEDLREEFTRDFVFPMFRANALYEGVYLLGTSIARPLIAKRQIEIARKVGADAVAHGATGKGNDQVRFELSYYALEPGIRVIAPWREWDLTSRTKLIDFAEKHQIPIAKDKRGEAPFSVDANLLHTSSEGKVLEDPWEEPGEFVYSRTVSPEAAPDKPTYIEVEFERGDAVAIDGERLSPATLLARLNDLGGANGIGRLDLVENRFVGMKSRGVYETPGGTVLHAAHRGIESITLDRGAGHLKDELMPRYAELIYNGFWFSPEREMLQALIDKSQEHVSGTVRLKLYKGSVRVVGRKSPNTLYSLSHVTFEEDAVYDQHDAEGFIKLNALRLKLLRRRGMNQ; from the coding sequence ATGGCGCGCGACGTTGGCAAGGTCGTGCTCGCCTATTCAGGCGGGCTCGATACCTCGGTAATTCTGAAATGGCTGCAGGAAGCCTACGGCTGCGAGGTGGTGACCTTCACTGCCGACCTGGGCCAGGGCGAGGAGCTGGAGCCGGCGCGCCGCAAGGCCGAGATGGCCGGGGTGAAAGAAATCTTCATCGAGGACCTGCGCGAGGAATTCACCCGCGATTTCGTCTTCCCGATGTTCCGTGCCAATGCGCTCTACGAGGGTGTCTACCTGCTGGGCACCTCGATCGCCCGGCCGCTGATCGCCAAGCGCCAGATCGAGATCGCCCGCAAGGTCGGCGCCGACGCCGTGGCCCATGGCGCCACCGGCAAGGGCAATGACCAGGTCCGCTTCGAGCTGTCCTACTACGCGCTGGAGCCCGGCATCCGCGTCATCGCGCCGTGGCGCGAATGGGACCTGACCTCGCGCACCAAGCTGATCGACTTCGCCGAGAAGCACCAGATTCCGATCGCCAAGGACAAGCGCGGCGAGGCCCCGTTCTCGGTCGACGCCAACCTGCTGCACACCTCGTCCGAGGGCAAGGTGCTGGAAGACCCCTGGGAGGAGCCCGGGGAATTCGTCTACAGCCGCACCGTCTCGCCCGAAGCCGCCCCCGACAAGCCGACCTATATCGAGGTCGAGTTCGAGAGGGGCGACGCGGTTGCCATCGACGGCGAGCGCCTGTCGCCGGCGACCCTGCTCGCCCGCCTGAACGACCTGGGCGGCGCCAACGGCATCGGCCGCCTGGACCTGGTCGAGAACCGCTTCGTCGGCATGAAGTCGCGCGGCGTCTACGAGACGCCGGGCGGCACCGTCCTGCACGCCGCCCACCGCGGCATCGAATCGATCACGCTCGACCGCGGCGCCGGCCACCTCAAGGACGAGCTGATGCCCCGCTATGCCGAGCTGATCTACAACGGCTTCTGGTTCAGCCCGGAACGCGAAATGCTCCAGGCCCTGATCGACAAGAGCCAGGAACATGTTTCGGGTACGGTGCGGCTGAAGCTCTACAAGGGTTCGGTCCGCGTGGTCGGGCGCAAGAGCCCCAATACGCTCTACTCGCTCAGCCACGTCACCTTCGAGGAAGATGCGGTCTACGACCAGCATGACGCCGAAGGTTTCATCAAGCTGAACGCCCTGCGCCTGAAGCTGCTGCGCCGCCGTGGCATGAACCAGTGA
- a CDS encoding thioesterase family protein codes for MAPSSRQQPEPAGDTPRPTSPPQLDFKIESLFPHAPAEPVEPFLVPAPPVVLAANGIFVETAEGFDTQPMANGPFGTLHGGAIGGLLANRAEALALDQGLGTPIGAHIQFLRPLKQGRLTAFAEVAQPGRRLNLVDAFIEVDGALRAEGRFTFARDLAIAGLPSLPTEDVFDPQGQPEIAPVHRPNQPWFKDALTWRAGPDGIVWMRPTVSIGDPAHILPHVIAVADWASGIARPDGWHSPKAAAFPNPSLTIQLWRRPAGDWIGMKPVSRWNPAGFGMSEGTLYDVKGEIGTTSQPVILLPLPE; via the coding sequence ATGGCTCCGTCGTCACGCCAACAACCCGAGCCCGCCGGCGACACGCCGCGCCCCACCTCGCCGCCCCAGCTCGACTTCAAGATCGAGAGCCTTTTTCCGCACGCGCCGGCAGAGCCGGTGGAACCGTTCCTCGTCCCGGCGCCGCCGGTGGTTCTGGCCGCGAACGGGATCTTCGTCGAAACCGCTGAGGGTTTTGATACGCAACCGATGGCCAACGGCCCTTTCGGCACCCTGCACGGCGGCGCCATCGGCGGGCTGCTGGCCAACCGGGCCGAGGCGCTGGCGCTCGACCAGGGCCTGGGTACGCCGATCGGCGCCCATATCCAGTTCCTGCGGCCGCTGAAGCAGGGCCGGTTGACCGCCTTCGCCGAGGTGGCCCAGCCGGGCCGGCGCCTGAACCTGGTCGATGCGTTCATCGAGGTCGACGGGGCGCTGCGGGCCGAAGGCCGCTTCACCTTCGCCAGGGACCTGGCGATCGCCGGCCTGCCCTCGCTGCCGACTGAAGATGTCTTCGATCCGCAGGGCCAGCCGGAAATCGCGCCGGTTCACCGGCCGAACCAGCCGTGGTTCAAGGATGCCCTGACCTGGCGCGCGGGCCCGGACGGCATCGTCTGGATGCGGCCGACCGTCTCGATCGGCGATCCCGCCCACATCCTGCCCCACGTCATCGCCGTGGCCGACTGGGCCAGCGGCATCGCCCGGCCCGACGGCTGGCACAGCCCCAAAGCGGCAGCCTTCCCCAACCCGTCCCTGACCATCCAGTTGTGGCGCCGGCCGGCGGGCGACTGGATCGGCATGAAGCCGGTCAGCCGCTGGAACCCGGCGGGCTTCGGCATGTCGGAAGGCACGCTCTATGACGTCAAGGGCGAGATCGGCACGACCAGCCAGCCGGTGATCCTGCTGCCGCTGCCGGAATAA
- a CDS encoding winged helix-turn-helix transcriptional regulator, whose translation MTRNSLAPLNCSLARTLDLVGEWWTLLIIREAAFGTRRFQDFAERLGVARNILSARLKRLVAEGLMARLTKDGSREVEYRLTPKGEALFPVLVTLLQWGDAHCTGHAPPIILVDRVAGQPLPKVEVRAADGRALGIHDLRALPGPGADEALHQRLGRPRVAALMKAV comes from the coding sequence ATGACTCGGAACTCGCTTGCCCCGCTCAATTGCTCGCTGGCCCGCACCCTCGATCTGGTCGGCGAATGGTGGACCCTGCTGATCATCCGCGAGGCCGCCTTCGGCACCCGCCGGTTCCAGGATTTTGCCGAGCGGCTGGGCGTTGCCCGCAACATCCTCTCGGCCCGGCTCAAGCGCCTGGTGGCGGAAGGGCTGATGGCCCGCCTGACCAAGGACGGCAGCCGCGAGGTCGAGTACCGCCTGACGCCCAAGGGCGAGGCGCTGTTCCCGGTCCTGGTCACCCTGCTGCAGTGGGGCGACGCCCATTGCACCGGACATGCCCCGCCGATCATCCTGGTCGACCGGGTGGCGGGCCAGCCCCTGCCCAAGGTCGAGGTGCGCGCCGCCGATGGCCGGGCCCTGGGGATCCACGACCTGCGCGCCCTGCCCGGTCCCGGCGCCGACGAGGCATTGCACCAGCGCCTGGGCCGCCCCCGGGTCGCCGCCCTGATGAAGGCGGTTTGA
- a CDS encoding amidase, producing the protein MKNFDYTSFDATGLADLVARREVTPGELLDAAIERADAINPRLNAIISRFDARARRRVEHEPLNGPFAGVPFLLKDFLQDYAGERSTYGNKGLKRADYRPDRNATLVDRFLAAGVVPFGHTNSPEFGFKGVTEPEAHGPTRNPWNLDYLPYGSSGGSASAVAAGIVPMAGASDGGGSIRLPASACGLFGFKPGRGRTPSGPDYAEMMHGGAVSHVVSRSVRDSARMLDAIQGPELGGPFAIAPPERPYAQELGRDPGSLKIGFCTRSPIGTPVDPECVRAVTDTARLLESLGHTIEEAEPAIDGDALADDFLSVYFAMAGAAVAAVKQQAGCGNEGFELDTLGIAGIGRAISAPDYIAIHDRWNTYNRALADFHGRYDLYLTPTNALPPPRVGEQDTPAGDRAALRVILALRLSWVLLKTGYVHKMARRLLQWTPFTQLANLTGTPSMSLPLHWAATGLPIGVQIGAGVGGEGLLFRVASQLEQAKPWADQRPPIFAA; encoded by the coding sequence ATGAAGAACTTCGACTACACCAGCTTTGATGCCACCGGCCTGGCCGACCTGGTAGCCCGGCGCGAGGTGACGCCGGGCGAGTTGCTGGACGCCGCCATCGAGCGGGCCGACGCGATAAACCCCAGGCTGAATGCCATCATCTCGCGCTTCGATGCCCGGGCGCGTCGGCGGGTCGAGCACGAGCCGCTGAACGGCCCCTTCGCCGGCGTGCCCTTCCTGCTCAAGGATTTCCTGCAGGACTATGCCGGCGAGCGCTCCACCTACGGCAACAAGGGCCTGAAGCGGGCCGACTATCGCCCGGACCGCAATGCGACGCTGGTCGACCGCTTCCTGGCCGCGGGCGTGGTGCCCTTCGGCCATACCAATTCGCCCGAATTCGGCTTCAAGGGCGTGACCGAGCCCGAGGCCCACGGCCCCACCCGCAATCCTTGGAACCTGGACTACCTGCCCTACGGCTCCAGCGGCGGCTCGGCCTCGGCGGTGGCGGCCGGCATCGTGCCCATGGCCGGGGCCAGCGACGGCGGCGGCTCGATCCGCCTGCCCGCCTCGGCCTGCGGCTTGTTCGGCTTCAAGCCCGGGCGCGGGCGCACGCCCTCGGGCCCCGACTATGCCGAGATGATGCACGGCGGCGCGGTCTCGCACGTGGTCTCGCGCAGCGTGCGCGACAGCGCCCGCATGCTCGATGCGATCCAGGGCCCTGAACTGGGCGGCCCCTTCGCCATTGCCCCGCCCGAGCGGCCCTATGCGCAAGAGCTGGGCCGCGATCCGGGCAGCCTGAAGATCGGCTTCTGCACCCGCTCGCCCATCGGCACGCCGGTCGATCCCGAGTGCGTCCGCGCGGTGACCGACACCGCCCGCCTGCTGGAGAGCCTGGGCCACACGATCGAGGAGGCCGAGCCCGCCATCGACGGCGATGCCCTGGCCGATGATTTCCTCTCGGTCTATTTCGCTATGGCGGGGGCGGCGGTGGCCGCGGTGAAGCAGCAGGCCGGTTGCGGCAACGAGGGCTTCGAGCTCGATACGCTGGGCATCGCCGGCATCGGCCGGGCGATCAGCGCGCCCGACTACATCGCCATTCACGATCGCTGGAACACCTACAATCGCGCCCTGGCCGATTTCCATGGGCGCTACGACTTGTACCTGACCCCGACCAACGCCCTGCCCCCGCCCCGTGTCGGCGAACAGGACACGCCGGCCGGCGACCGGGCGGCCTTGCGCGTGATCCTGGCCCTGCGCCTGTCCTGGGTGCTGCTGAAGACCGGCTACGTCCACAAGATGGCGCGCCGCCTCCTGCAATGGACGCCGTTCACCCAATTGGCCAACCTGACCGGCACCCCGTCCATGAGCCTGCCCCTGCATTGGGCCGCGACCGGCCTGCCCATCGGCGTGCAGATCGGCGCCGGCGTCGGCGGCGAAGGCCTGCTATTCCGCGTGGCGTCTCAACTGGAACAAGCCAAGCCCTGGGCCGACCAGCGCCCGCCGATATTCGCGGCGTAA
- a CDS encoding DUF2726 domain-containing protein: protein MADIHFIEGQIGEIASVDIHLIALIVGGVIIGMVLEHWRAEFMKRRWRARREARGRKPADNIFWVRNTAVPPIADAPEQLRVVMKAVFSKRPLLSKSEALVFYAAENAVKETGLSWRVMAQVSLGEILSSPSADAYAAINSKRADVLIVTQAGDPIVAIEYQGHGHYQGSAPARDAVKKEALRKAGVRYIEMTPEHGPDDLVREIMRIARVINPVSPNRGVPSPKTPDQAIPDAGPSA from the coding sequence ATGGCGGACATCCATTTCATTGAGGGGCAAATCGGTGAAATCGCCTCGGTAGACATCCATCTCATCGCGCTGATCGTCGGCGGCGTTATCATTGGCATGGTATTGGAGCATTGGCGCGCCGAGTTCATGAAACGTCGCTGGCGCGCCAGGAGAGAGGCGCGTGGGCGAAAGCCGGCCGACAACATTTTCTGGGTTCGCAATACTGCGGTTCCGCCAATTGCCGATGCTCCCGAGCAGCTTCGTGTCGTCATGAAGGCTGTCTTCAGCAAGCGCCCCCTCCTCTCCAAGTCGGAGGCGCTCGTCTTCTACGCAGCGGAGAATGCGGTGAAAGAAACGGGCCTGTCCTGGCGGGTGATGGCGCAGGTCAGCCTCGGCGAAATCCTGTCGTCTCCCAGTGCAGATGCCTATGCGGCGATCAACAGCAAGCGCGCCGATGTGCTGATCGTGACGCAGGCCGGCGACCCCATCGTCGCGATCGAATATCAGGGGCATGGTCATTACCAGGGCTCGGCGCCGGCTCGCGACGCCGTTAAGAAAGAAGCCTTGCGGAAAGCCGGTGTTCGCTACATCGAGATGACGCCCGAACACGGCCCTGATGACCTCGTTCGGGAGATCATGCGCATAGCCCGCGTTATCAATCCGGTCTCCCCGAATCGCGGTGTGCCGTCACCAAAAACGCCAGACCAGGCAATACCGGACGCCGGCCCCTCAGCGTAA
- a CDS encoding helix-turn-helix domain-containing protein: MTKTGQASRLTKALLETADDMRRTGVMDAAMHEKITLRHLGAAGVPAEAPIGPEDIRAIRQAARLSQAVFARYLNMTPGYVSQLERGVKRPTGPALALLNIIRRKGIDVVF, translated from the coding sequence ATGACGAAAACGGGCCAAGCTAGCCGACTGACCAAGGCTCTGCTCGAAACGGCCGACGACATGCGTCGTACCGGCGTCATGGATGCAGCGATGCACGAGAAGATCACCCTGCGCCACCTGGGGGCAGCCGGTGTACCGGCGGAGGCGCCGATCGGTCCGGAAGACATTCGCGCCATTCGTCAGGCCGCGCGCCTCAGCCAGGCCGTGTTCGCGCGCTATCTCAATATGACGCCCGGATATGTGTCGCAGTTGGAGCGCGGCGTGAAACGGCCGACCGGCCCGGCGCTTGCCCTGCTCAACATCATCCGCCGCAAGGGCATCGACGTGGTCTTTTAG
- a CDS encoding type II toxin-antitoxin system RelE/ParE family toxin produces the protein MKVYKTRWMARFLRRERLGDGRLREAINQAERGLVDADLGGGLVKLRVARTGKGKSGGYRMLVAYRRGDRAVFLYGFAKNERENIEPHELLTLREIGAVWLAASPESIAQAVKDKALEEVADDENGPS, from the coding sequence GTGAAAGTCTACAAGACCCGGTGGATGGCGAGATTCCTGCGGCGCGAGCGGCTTGGCGATGGCCGCTTGCGGGAGGCGATCAACCAGGCAGAACGAGGCCTTGTGGACGCCGACCTCGGCGGCGGCTTGGTCAAGCTGCGGGTCGCCCGCACCGGGAAAGGCAAGTCTGGCGGATATCGAATGCTGGTGGCCTATCGCCGGGGCGATCGGGCCGTGTTCCTTTACGGCTTTGCCAAGAACGAGCGCGAGAACATCGAGCCTCACGAATTGCTGACGCTGCGGGAGATCGGGGCGGTTTGGCTGGCGGCATCGCCTGAAAGCATTGCGCAAGCGGTCAAGGACAAGGCATTGGAGGAGGTGGCGGATGACGAAAACGGGCCAAGCTAG
- a CDS encoding invasion associated locus B family protein produces the protein MLGNFGDWQAFKTKQGGKDVCLVSSKPTKTEPADAKRGDIFILISHFQDGGIRNQVQVLVGYPFKAGSTASVTIGTKKFDLFTDGENAWARKSETDNDIVAALRKGSSAVVRGESQRGTKTTDTYSLKGISAALDAIGKACGL, from the coding sequence TTGCTGGGCAATTTCGGCGACTGGCAGGCGTTCAAGACGAAGCAGGGCGGCAAGGATGTCTGCCTGGTCTCGTCCAAGCCGACCAAGACCGAACCCGCCGACGCCAAGCGTGGCGACATCTTCATCCTGATCTCGCATTTTCAGGATGGCGGTATCCGCAACCAGGTGCAGGTGCTGGTCGGCTATCCGTTCAAGGCCGGCTCGACGGCCTCCGTCACCATCGGCACCAAGAAGTTCGACCTCTTCACCGACGGCGAGAATGCCTGGGCCCGCAAGAGCGAGACCGACAACGACATCGTCGCCGCCCTGCGCAAGGGTTCGAGCGCGGTGGTGCGCGGCGAATCGCAGCGCGGTACCAAGACCACCGACACCTACAGCCTCAAGGGCATCTCGGCCGCGCTGGACGCGATCGGGAAGGCCTGCGGCCTCTGA
- a CDS encoding sigma-70 family RNA polymerase sigma factor, translated as MTRMSAAAPIDREILADLVEAVAQRADKAAFAQLFGHFAPRLKAYLMRLGAGGTVAEELVQEVMLTIWRKSASFDRRQSSVSTWIYTIARNRRIDLIRREKHPELDPDDPALAPSQPAAADVAVDEERRDRVLRQAILDLPDEQADLLKLAFYEGKSHAEIAAERDLPLGTVKSRLRLAFNRLRKTMEPLR; from the coding sequence ATGACCAGGATGAGCGCCGCAGCGCCGATCGATCGGGAGATCCTGGCCGACCTCGTCGAAGCCGTGGCGCAGCGCGCCGACAAGGCCGCTTTCGCCCAGCTTTTCGGCCACTTTGCGCCAAGACTGAAAGCCTATCTGATGCGCCTGGGCGCCGGCGGCACGGTTGCCGAGGAACTGGTGCAGGAGGTCATGCTGACCATCTGGCGCAAGTCGGCCAGCTTCGACCGGCGCCAGTCCTCGGTCTCGACCTGGATCTACACGATCGCGCGCAACCGCCGCATCGACCTGATTCGCCGCGAGAAGCACCCCGAACTCGACCCCGACGATCCCGCCCTGGCGCCGAGCCAGCCGGCCGCCGCGGACGTGGCGGTCGACGAGGAGCGGCGCGACCGGGTCCTGCGCCAGGCGATTCTCGACCTGCCGGATGAACAGGCCGACTTGCTCAAGCTCGCATTTTATGAAGGAAAGTCGCATGCCGAGATTGCCGCAGAACGGGATTTGCCCCTGGGTACGGTAAAATCGCGCCTCAGGCTGGCCTTCAATCGCCTGCGCAAGACCATGGAGCCGTTGCGTTGA
- a CDS encoding ChrR family anti-sigma-E factor: MTPSHHPPLELLFDYAAGTLGPATALVIEMHLALCPHCRDEVATFESAGGELLEAIGPVAMAADAFDQLLRRLDVPVEANPAPVETDDPILAVLPKAIQRIGAQALATTKWRTLVPGVRVLDLPLPTAPKGTVQLIKVGAGRGVPRHTHAGNEFTLVLNGVFNDENGHFAKGDLQITDPTVTHRPLAEPGEMCVVLAVTDAPLRLTGMLGVIQRSLGY, translated from the coding sequence TTGACCCCGTCGCATCATCCGCCGCTCGAACTGCTGTTCGACTATGCCGCCGGGACCCTGGGCCCGGCGACGGCGTTGGTGATCGAGATGCACCTGGCCCTGTGCCCGCACTGCCGGGACGAGGTCGCCACCTTCGAGAGCGCCGGCGGCGAATTGCTTGAGGCGATCGGGCCGGTGGCCATGGCGGCCGACGCCTTCGACCAATTGCTGCGCCGGCTCGACGTGCCCGTCGAGGCGAACCCTGCGCCGGTCGAGACCGACGACCCGATCCTGGCGGTGCTGCCCAAGGCCATCCAGCGGATCGGCGCGCAGGCGCTGGCGACGACGAAATGGCGCACCCTGGTGCCGGGCGTGCGGGTGCTGGACCTGCCCTTGCCGACCGCCCCCAAGGGCACCGTCCAATTGATCAAGGTGGGCGCCGGCCGCGGCGTGCCGCGCCACACCCACGCCGGCAACGAGTTCACCCTGGTGCTGAACGGCGTCTTCAACGACGAAAACGGCCACTTCGCCAAGGGCGACCTGCAGATCACCGATCCGACCGTGACCCACCGCCCCCTCGCCGAACCCGGCGAGATGTGCGTGGTCCTGGCGGTCACCGATGCGCCGCTGCGCCTGACCGGCATGCTGGGCGTGATCCAGCGCAGCCTGGGCTACTGA